In Salmo trutta chromosome 28, fSalTru1.1, whole genome shotgun sequence, one DNA window encodes the following:
- the LOC115166393 gene encoding amphoterin-induced protein 3-like: MTSLFPPVTTVVLLCLLLHSTDGTYPSICLCTSDTLSCGSQGLTRLPLLLHHTTATLDLSYNRLGWIGPGSFSSLPRLDTLRLANNQLSTIGHGVFHNASSLRHLDLSSNRLQVMEQHCLQGLWRLEELLLYNNRITHVEGGMLSGLSSLRKVYFSLNQITEFPFFSIQDHSHPFLTMLDLSSNRMTTLPWEDRGFDSVREFTEENTCLIYGEPREPRASVQILQHSRYFQNCTVGKVVSLPVAVLISNLIVYEGERVQLDCQTSHRGKELSYMWVSPNQEHLTWTSFNDTLINVFPNGTLEIPAARVNDTGVYVCMTRDNKHMLNATREVNVTVVSAMPYSFSTGYTTLLGCVVSLVVILMYLYLTPCRCGCCKQPQAIPIPAYNPGTLASIFSPTLSNKHVVFIEPMLEDQNGGLRVALATERSTLQWEWDTSGLT, translated from the exons AtgacctctctcttccctccagtTACCACTGTGGTGCTGCTGTGTCTCCTGCTACACTCCACCGATGGGACatatccctccatctgtctctgtacCTCGGACACACTGAGCTGTGGCTCCCAGGGCCTCACCAGACTTCCCCTCCTCCTGCATCATACCACTGCCACCCTGGACCTCAGCTACAACCGGCTGGGTTGGATTGGCCCAGGCAGCTTCTCCAGCCTGCCCAGACTGGACACCCTCCGCCTGGCCAATAATCAGCTCTCCACCATAGGCCATGGGGTCTTCCACAATGCCTCCAGCCTCCGCCACCTGGACCTGTCCTCCAACAGGCTGCAGGTGATGGAGCAGCACTGCCTGCAGGGTCTGTGGAGGCTGGAGGAGCTGCTGCTCTACAACAACCGTATCACCCACGTGGAGGGTGGGATGCTGAGCGGTCTGAGCAGCCTCAGGAAGGTTTACTTCAGCCTCAACCAAATTACAGAATTCCCTTTCTTTTCCATACAGGACCACAGTCATCCGTTTCTCACCATGCTAGACCTGTCCTCCAACCGTATGACCACACTACCCTGGGAGGAT AGGGGTTTTGACTCAGTCCGGGAGTTTACAGAAGAGAACACCTGTCTGATCTACGGCGAGCCCCGCGAGCCCCGCGCCTCAGTACAGATCCTCCAGCACTCCCGCTACTTCCAGAACTGTACGGTGGGGAAGGTGGTCTCACTGCCTGTGGCTGTTCTCAtctccaacctcatagtgtacGAGGGGGAGAGGGTGCAACTGGACTGCCAAACCTCCCATCGAGGTAAAGAGCTGTCATACATGTGGGTCTCACCAAATCAGGAGCACCTGACATGGACAAGCTTCAATGACACCCTCATCAACGTGTTCCCTAACGGGACTTTGGAGATCCCAGCAGCCAGGGTGAACGACACGGGAGTCTATGTATGCATGACCCGGGACAACAAACACATGCTGAACGCAACTAGGGAGGTGAATGTCACCGTGGTCAGTGCCATGCCTTACTCCTTCAGCACAGGCTACACCACcttgctgggctgtgtggtctCCCTGGTTGTCATACTCATGTACCTCTACCTGACACCCTGCCGGTGTGGGTGCTGTAAGCAGCCCCAGGCCATCCCCATCCCGGCCTACAACCCGGGCACCCTGGCCTCCATCTTCTCCCCCACACTGAGCAACAAGCACGTGGTGTTCATAGAGCCCATGCTGGAGGATCAGAACGGGGGCCTGAGGGTGGCTCTTGCCACGGAGCGGTCCACACTGCAGTGGGAGTGGGACACCAGCGGACTCACCTAG